The proteins below are encoded in one region of Pangasianodon hypophthalmus isolate fPanHyp1 chromosome 6, fPanHyp1.pri, whole genome shotgun sequence:
- the pcyt1ab gene encoding phosphate cytidylyltransferase 1A, choline b gives MEAHSSGLTRKRRREGPNGETDKEERGRKIQRRTSTLTEPAPFSDQLEVISTPYTRISLEEARCGTPVGRAVRVYADGIFDMFHSGHARALMQAKCLFPNTHLIVGVCSDALTHKLKGFTVMNEDERYDAVSHCRYVDEVVRDAPWTLTPEFLAKHRIDFVAHDDIPYVSAESDDVYKHIKEAGMFAPTQRTEGISTSDIITRIVRDYDVYVRRNLQRGYTAKELNVSFINEKKYHLQEHVDKVKQKVRDVEEKSKEFVQRVEEKSIDLIQKWEEKSREFIGNFLQMFGPDGALKHMLKEGKGRMLQAISPRQSPDSSPSREERSPSPTFRLPFFTKTLPSSSPPHYSDTHSISEDDED, from the exons ATGGAGGCACACAGCTCAGGACTCacaaggaaaagaagaagagagggaccaaatggagagacagacaaggaGGAACGAGGTAGAAAAATCCAACGAAGGACTTCG ACCCTGACAGAACCTGCACCCTTTTCTGATCAGCTGGAAGTTATATCCACTCCATACACTCGTATTAGCCTAGAGGAAGCCCGTTGTGGCACACCAG TGGGCCGTGCAGTGCGTGTGTATGCTGATGGGATTTTTGACATGTTTCACTCTGGACATGCCCGAGCTCTGATGCAGGCtaaatgtctttttccaaacacTCATCTCATCGTAGGCG TATGCAGCGACGCTTTGACACACAAGCTTAAGGGCTTTACTGTTATGAACGAGGACGAGCGTTATGATGCAGTGAGTCACTGTCGCTACGTGGACGAGGTGGTCAGGGATGCCCCATGGACGCTGACCCCAGAGTTCCTGGCCAAACACAGA ATTGACTTTGTTGCTCATGACGACATCCCGTACGTTTCAGCTGAGAGTGATGACGTTTACAAGCACATAAAGGAGGCTG GCATGTTTGCGCCCACACAAAGGACAGAGGGCATCTCCACCTCTGACATCATCACACGCATCGTCCGTGACTACGATGTTTACGTGCGACGCAATCTGCAGAGAGGCTACACTGCCAAGGAGCTTAATGTCAGCTTCATCAAT GAAAAGAAGTACCACCTTCAGGAGCACGTGGATAAGGTGAAGCAGAAGGTACGGGACGTGGAGGAGAAGAGTAAAGAGTTTGTGCAGAGGGTGGAGGAGAAGAGCATCGACCTTATCCAGAAGTGGGAGGAGAAATCACGCGAGTTCATTGGCAACTTCCTGCAGATGTTTGGGCCAGACGGGGCACTG aagcaCATGCTGAAGGAAGGGAAAGGGCGCATGCTGCAGGCCATCAGCCCCAGACAAAGCCCCGACAGCAGCCCCTCACGGGAAGAGCGCTCTCCTTCTCCTACATTCCGTCTTCCTTTCTTCACCAAGACCCTGCCGTCCAGCTCACCTCCTCACTACAGcgacacacacagcatcagtgaGGATGACGAGGACTAG